Proteins from a single region of Apostichopus japonicus isolate 1M-3 chromosome 21, ASM3797524v1, whole genome shotgun sequence:
- the LOC139962840 gene encoding uncharacterized protein — protein MSRNPLKCINCSMFRPGRAWDEHDLCPKCRSCTRRDPCLVCIKFTPAQWQDIDLWLEGLRSKLQGRLDSIPSAIGAPEVPGITGDREEEGVVEREVEESGQERAEGEKEVEREERERERIPLTAPATSGSVTARGKGRSKGKAPARKRPPKQRHSSAGLETPSQSGPQLNRPTERGPPAVGGSGPKERATEGTRRRSRSRSREPDREPERRVPTEIPARESRERESSRRPRRERSGSHTRSPRRRERKRYSPISDESSDSSDDGYRRSKRRRRSPRRRQEEEPAWLSKLTGLLRPLLEQRTSTVADVAPGPTSPVSTMAPQPAPDPDALDCRASVNLSGLEDEGEPIDPDPLDYDPMEDSFGHNYEPEEAPVTGGALPQELITRAADIFRRHLGFEEPETQPQKAGRVSKLTATGEASYKPKTTIPVDATCYDRFEAIANKTKWTAFPARADRAVRVPDEAWKDLFRCPTIPQEAKERLKAEQGASSTHVFKTPDQRKLEELLVEVDMAARSGMKFASVLMLSAEVLMRHHQQLPEDSSQVSRDEAGQLLLLLGPLVRLAYDQFARVATRSVKARRQNIVSAIHWPSTEAKDRMLELPILGEDLFAGCFQKKLQEEVARRETLAKSEFRPPPTQRTRPFRPRESRAPRGTRAAPAKSMSRGALRGRSRGAAFRPTRPWAPRGGRGSTSTRRDSDRSSNRPAFAAQP, from the coding sequence atgtcacgcaatccattgaagtgcatcaactgctctatgtttcgcccaggcagagcctgggacgaacacgacctttgtccaaaatgcagatcctgcactcgacgagacccctgcctggtgtgtattaagtttacaccagctcagtggcaggacatcgacctgtggcttgagggcttacgtagcaagctccagggaaggctggactcgatcccgagcgcaatcggggcgccggaggttccaggaataacgggagatagagaggaggagggagtagtagagagagaggtggaggagagtggccaggagagggccgaaggagagaaagaggtagagagagaggaaagagaaagagaaagaattcccctaacggccccggctacgtccggatcagttacggccagagggaagggcaggagcaaaggcaaggctcctgccaggaaaagacctccaaagcagaggcacagctcggccgggctggagactccgtctcagtccgggccgcagctaaacagacccacagagcgcggccccccggccgtgggaggctcgggtcctaaagagagagcaaccgaggggacgcggagacggagccggtcccgttccagggagccggacagggagccggagaggcgggttccgacggagatcccggcccgagaaagtagggagagagagtcctcccgccgacccagaagggagagatcggggtcgcatacaagatccccaagacgtagagagaggaagagatactctccaatctccgacgagtcctcggactcttccgacgatggatacagaagatccaagaggaggcgccggtccccgagacggcgtcaggaagaggaaccagcttggctttccaaactcaccggcctgctacggcccctgctggagcaaaggacgtccacggtagccgacgtggcaccgggccctaccagccccgtatcgaccatggccccgcaaccggccccggacccggacgctctggattgcagagcgtcggtgaaTCTTTCCGGCTTGGAGGACGAAGGGGAGCCCATAGATCCAGATCCTCTCGACTACGATCCTATGGAGGACAGCTTTGGTCACAATTACGAACCGGAGGAAGCACCCGTGACAGGAGGAGCCCTCCCACAGGAGCTAATAACACGGGCGGCAGACATATTCAGACgacacctggggttcgaggaacccgagacgcaaccgcagaaggcgggccgggtatcaaaattgacggcgaccggcgaagcgtcatataagcccaaaactaccataccagtagacgcaacctgttatgacagatttgaggccATTGCCAACAAGACCAAGTGGACGGCCTTCCCGGCCAGGGCAGATAGAGCGGTCAGGGTACCTGACGAGGCATGGAAGGATCTATTCAGATGCCCAACCATTCCCCAGGAGGCCAAGGAGAGATTAAAAGCCGAACAAGGGGCCTCATCCACACACGTGTTCAAGACCCCGGACCAGAGGAAGCTAGAAgagcttttggtagaggtggacatggcagcccgttcgggcatgaagttcgcatcggtactaatgctatcagCCGAAGTCCTTATGCGACACCACCAACAGCTCCCTGAGGACAGCAGCCAAGTATCCAGGGACgaagcgggccagctcctcctgctgctgggccccctcgtcagactcgcgtacgatcaatttgcaagggtcgctaccaggtccgttaaggcccgtagacaaaacatcgtctccgccatccactggccttcgacggaggcgaaggacagaatgctggaactaccaatcctcggggaagacctttttgcgggctgcttccaaaagaaactcCAGGAAGAGGTAGCCCGAAGGGAGACTCTGGCCAAATCAGAATTCCGACCCCCACCTACCCAGAGAACCAGACCCTTCCGCCCGAGGGAGAGCAGAGCACCTAGGGGAACGAGAGCAGCACCCGCCAAATCTAtgagcagaggagctctcagaggccgaagccggggggcagccttccgtccaacccgcccctgggcccccagaggaggcagaggctccacgtcgaccagacgggacagtgaccgctcctccaatcgaccagcgttcgccgcccagccctag